The DNA region CAACTTTGGGAAAAATTTGATCCTACTTTCCCACCTCCTGTAAAGATTTTTACATTTATAGTTTATATTGTTTATAATTTGCCGTAAATTGATGTACGTCACATTTTTAAAAATTTTTAGAAATTTTAGAAGATTACCTTTGAAGAAAGGGTTAAAAGGGTTACAATGGTTGAGGCAATAAGAACACCAGAAGTTATAGAGATAATAGCTTCTTTTAAGCTGAGCCCTAAAAATCTTGCCAAAATTGCACCTGTAAAGGCTCCTGTTCCAGGAAGGGGAATTGCCACAAAAACCGCAAGAGAAAACACAATCCCCAAGGAATATATTCTTAATCTTTTAAGTTTATTCCTTACAAAGCTATCATAATATCCCTTTAATGGCTCTTTGCTAAGTATATATTTTCCAATCCAGTTAATAATA from Dictyoglomus turgidum DSM 6724 includes:
- a CDS encoding COG2426 family protein: MNISLIFKVFLLSMTPVGECRISIPYGIYNGLSPLESFIISFLGNTLMGIIIYNIINWIGKYILSKEPLKGYYDSFVRNKLKRLRIYSLGIVFSLAVFVAIPLPGTGAFTGAILARFLGLSLKEAIISITSGVLIASTIVTLLTLSSKVIF